One Candidatus Peregrinibacteria bacterium DNA segment encodes these proteins:
- a CDS encoding polyphenol oxidase family protein — MAQIYPFSSFPKSVLAGVYNGDVLTSLPFPVQMLKQVHGTEIVEVKSVGPEVEGDALFTRVPGVRLLIKSADCIPLVLADAEAGLVAGVHAGWRGLVAEIVPKTLERLAVEGAEMARLQIGIGPSLGVECARFTEPFKEIPEKYHWAIRDGQVDLWAILERQLRDFGVDRNQVEWMKECTACHSKWFSWRRNADVMRFGSFIELVV, encoded by the coding sequence ATGGCCCAAATTTATCCTTTCTCGTCGTTCCCAAAATCCGTGCTGGCGGGGGTTTATAATGGGGACGTTTTGACCTCATTGCCCTTCCCTGTTCAAATGCTGAAACAGGTGCATGGAACCGAGATTGTGGAGGTGAAAAGTGTGGGGCCAGAAGTGGAAGGTGATGCCCTGTTCACTCGAGTGCCTGGGGTGAGATTGCTCATCAAAAGTGCGGATTGCATCCCCTTGGTTTTGGCCGATGCAGAGGCGGGGCTGGTGGCCGGTGTGCATGCGGGCTGGCGAGGGCTTGTGGCAGAAATCGTGCCTAAGACCTTGGAGCGACTGGCGGTGGAAGGAGCGGAGATGGCACGTTTACAGATTGGAATTGGCCCTTCTTTGGGTGTGGAATGTGCACGGTTTACGGAGCCTTTTAAGGAAATTCCTGAAAAATACCATTGGGCCATTCGGGATGGGCAGGTGGATTTGTGGGCGATTTTGGAGCGGCAACTGCGGGACTTTGGCGTGGATAGGAACCAAGTGGAGTGGATGAAAGAGTGCACCGCCTGTCATTCGAAGTGGTTTTCGTGGCGACGGAATGCGGATGTCATGCGCTTTGGAAGCTTTATTGAGCTTGTGGTTTGA
- the lspA gene encoding signal peptidase II has protein sequence MKHSASSQKTAKKLDQVWKFFAPITLLCLVLDQLSKNWANTQLTLGERVDFGFNLSHNSGLVFGFHMPLWGTYFLTLGILMLGFYVVVQNCLWKHKSHLLPLAFIFAGAIGNLIDRVHYGYVIDFIQVYWWPTFNLADVFIVMGVAILAWQTLISEEALEEL, from the coding sequence ATGAAACACTCCGCTTCCTCTCAAAAAACGGCAAAGAAATTGGATCAAGTTTGGAAGTTTTTTGCTCCCATCACTTTACTGTGCTTGGTTTTGGATCAACTGAGTAAAAACTGGGCCAACACACAGCTCACTCTTGGCGAACGGGTGGACTTTGGATTCAATCTTTCTCACAATTCAGGGTTGGTTTTTGGCTTTCACATGCCACTTTGGGGCACCTATTTTTTAACTCTTGGTATTTTGATGCTCGGTTTTTATGTGGTGGTGCAAAACTGTTTATGGAAGCATAAAAGTCATCTTTTGCCTCTGGCGTTCATTTTTGCTGGCGCGATTGGAAACCTGATCGATCGCGTGCATTACGGCTACGTTATAGATTTCATCCAAGTTTATTGGTGGCCCACTTTCAATTTAGCCGACGTTTTTATTGTGATGGGCGTGGCCATTCTTGCGTGGCAGACTTTGATTTCGGAAGAAGCGCTCGAAGAATTATAA
- a CDS encoding slipin family protein gives MPAYLPFLIFLFVVIILVSIRQVNEYERGVKFTLGRFSSIIKPGWRLIFPVIQSMKKVDLRLRAVEVPPQECLTKDNISVGVTAVLFFKVTDASKAVLNVESFYYATSQLAQTTMRNVVGEVTLDDLLSKRESLSDKIKNIVDSTIQEWGITVVNVELKDILIPDDMKRTIGKQAEAERERRATIIRSEGEVIAAANIAKAAKMLAETPGALHLRTLDSINDISSDESNTTIWMLPIEVLKAVEGINDFMSLKKK, from the coding sequence ATGCCTGCTTACTTGCCCTTCCTCATTTTCCTTTTCGTTGTCATTATTTTGGTCAGCATTCGCCAAGTCAATGAATATGAACGAGGTGTAAAATTCACTTTGGGTAGATTCAGCAGCATCATTAAACCTGGTTGGCGTTTGATTTTCCCTGTGATTCAATCCATGAAAAAAGTGGATCTACGTCTGCGCGCCGTAGAAGTGCCTCCTCAAGAATGTTTGACAAAAGACAATATTTCTGTGGGCGTGACCGCCGTTTTGTTCTTCAAAGTGACGGATGCGAGCAAAGCCGTACTCAACGTAGAAAGCTTCTATTATGCCACCAGCCAATTGGCTCAAACCACCATGCGCAACGTGGTGGGTGAGGTGACTTTGGACGATTTGCTCTCCAAACGCGAAAGTCTTTCTGACAAAATCAAAAACATTGTGGATTCCACCATTCAAGAATGGGGTATCACGGTGGTTAATGTGGAACTCAAAGACATTTTGATCCCCGACGACATGAAGCGCACCATCGGTAAACAAGCTGAAGCCGAGCGTGAACGCCGTGCCACCATCATTCGTTCTGAAGGAGAAGTCATCGCCGCTGCAAACATCGCCAAAGCCGCAAAAATGCTGGCCGAAACCCCCGGCGCTTTGCACCTGCGCACCCTCGACTCCATCAACGACATTTCTTCGGATGAGTCCAACACCACCATTTGGATGCTCCCCATTGAAGTGTTGAAAGCCGTCGAAGGCATCAATGATTTCATGTCTTTGAAAAAGAAATAA
- a CDS encoding NAD(P)-binding domain-containing protein yields the protein MTQRYLIIGHPLSFCLTTPVINGGFKELGIDAEFKTLDVLPEAFPEVMEQLKRGELAGVVATMPYKTPSMEYLDESTEEAKAVSAVNLILHQNGKLVGHNTDWLGAMGALKTAMPKLEGKQALILGAGGAARAAAYGLQKEGARVAIWNRTPERAKAFAQKMNIEWVENLEHWNALPDLIINATASSNQDRQSTLVPFPLWKNVMLALDAVYGRTSLFLEEAKAMQVPHVISGEIWFLSQVFTMFKIITGKEGPADLMTRLTHESKVITA from the coding sequence ATGACCCAGCGTTATTTAATCATCGGTCATCCGCTGAGCTTTTGTTTGACAACCCCCGTGATCAACGGCGGCTTCAAAGAGCTGGGCATTGATGCGGAGTTCAAGACCCTCGACGTGCTCCCTGAAGCGTTTCCAGAAGTCATGGAGCAACTGAAACGCGGTGAACTTGCGGGAGTGGTTGCGACCATGCCTTACAAAACACCTTCCATGGAATACTTGGACGAATCCACCGAAGAAGCTAAAGCGGTGAGTGCGGTCAATTTGATACTCCACCAGAATGGAAAACTCGTGGGTCACAACACCGATTGGCTCGGAGCCATGGGAGCTTTGAAAACCGCCATGCCCAAGTTGGAAGGCAAACAAGCACTCATTTTGGGCGCCGGAGGGGCGGCTCGTGCCGCGGCTTACGGTCTACAAAAAGAAGGAGCTCGGGTCGCCATTTGGAATCGAACGCCCGAACGCGCCAAGGCTTTTGCCCAAAAAATGAACATTGAATGGGTGGAAAATCTGGAGCATTGGAATGCACTACCCGACCTCATCATCAATGCGACTGCCTCCAGCAATCAGGATCGCCAAAGCACACTGGTGCCCTTCCCTTTATGGAAAAACGTCATGCTCGCTCTGGACGCCGTTTACGGACGCACCAGCCTCTTTTTAGAGGAGGCGAAAGCCATGCAAGTGCCTCACGTGATTTCGGGTGAAATTTGGTTTTTGAGTCAAGTTTTCACTATGTTCAAAATCATCACCGGCAAAGAAGGCCCCGCCGACCTGATGACGCGCCTCACTCACGAATCCAAAGTGATCACAGCATAG
- a CDS encoding amidohydrolase family protein: MSRNTPILWALALLVLVVQVALASPSLPPIVNVHESIEKMGDVVNLQNVMDELNIRTTVLHAIPEDLLYFSGEKVSLSKVLESNTLVEQIAKQAEESFEFFCTVDPNDVNRVQMLKDCLQEGAVGLKLYNGYTYSHVLPLDDPKLTELYAVLQEEKALLMLPVNAGEYKNELENVLTLYPNLEVICPHYCLSSKSLNRLTQLMTEYPNLYVDTSFGSTNFALEGFRTISENTEAYAEFFEKFQDRILFATDNIVTSYEDKDKDFLKDLYNDYIWILSAGEFESSLDKTPEDGNTLYKGLELPYTSLQKVFWKNWESLLE; this comes from the coding sequence ATGTCACGAAACACCCCCATTCTTTGGGCTTTGGCCCTGCTTGTGCTCGTCGTACAAGTTGCTTTAGCCAGTCCGTCCTTGCCGCCCATTGTGAACGTCCATGAATCCATCGAAAAGATGGGAGACGTCGTGAATCTTCAAAACGTGATGGATGAACTCAACATCCGCACCACAGTTTTACATGCCATTCCCGAAGATTTGCTTTATTTTTCAGGAGAGAAAGTTTCTTTGAGCAAAGTATTGGAAAGCAACACTTTGGTGGAACAAATCGCCAAACAAGCCGAAGAAAGTTTTGAATTTTTCTGCACTGTAGATCCCAACGATGTGAATCGTGTGCAAATGTTAAAAGACTGCTTACAAGAAGGAGCCGTGGGGCTCAAACTTTACAACGGATACACTTATTCGCATGTGCTGCCTCTGGATGATCCCAAACTCACCGAACTTTATGCCGTTTTGCAGGAAGAAAAGGCCCTGCTCATGCTGCCAGTGAACGCAGGGGAGTACAAAAATGAATTGGAAAATGTGCTCACGCTTTACCCCAATTTAGAGGTCATTTGTCCGCATTACTGTCTTTCTTCCAAATCTTTGAATCGCTTGACTCAGCTCATGACCGAGTACCCAAATTTATATGTGGACACCAGTTTCGGCAGCACCAATTTTGCCTTGGAGGGATTCCGCACCATCAGTGAAAACACAGAGGCTTACGCAGAGTTCTTCGAGAAATTTCAAGATCGCATTCTTTTTGCAACAGACAACATCGTGACCAGTTATGAAGATAAAGACAAAGACTTTTTAAAAGATCTTTATAACGATTACATTTGGATTCTTTCTGCAGGAGAATTTGAATCCAGCCTCGATAAAACACCTGAAGACGGAAACACCCTTTATAAAGGTTTGGAACTGCCCTATACATCCCTGCAAAAAGTGTTTTGGAAAAACTGGGAAAGCTTGTTAGAATAG